The following proteins are co-located in the Trichormus variabilis 0441 genome:
- a CDS encoding non-ribosomal peptide synthetase produces MTNSTVEFVRHLTSLKIEIEIDGVSGAPPAEIRLRCHAPEGVLTPTLRQEIAARKTEIILFLQQAKQVKAAHQSSIQPVSRDGDLPLSSAQQRLWFLHQLSPDSRSYNMLLIQRLNGSVNIVALEQSLREIVRRHEILRTTFPAVDGKPVQVIAVSTALALPVHDLQGLSAEEQTDRIRQIANYQASQPFDLVVGPLVQITLLQLSNQKYILLLKMHHIIYDGWSLNIFFGELSQLYTAFTQGLPNPLPELPIQYADFAFWQRQWLTGEVLDKQLTYWQKQLTGVPGVLELPTDKPRPPVQTFRGAVERFSLDSNVTQSLKQLSQESDATLFMTLLAAFLVLLHRYTGQSDIVVGSPIANRNNPQVKQLMGFFANTLALRGDLSGNPSFADFLAQVRQTTLSAYTHQDLPFDMLVEKLQPGRDLSRNPLVQVMFSLQNASQETWDLPGLTIENISLPIDETVKFDLEVNYWEVSGGLEGVWSYSTDLFDAATIARIAQHFQTLLQAIVANPKAPIAELPLLSPAEHHQLLVEWNNTQVDYPCDKLIHQLFEEQVERTPDAVAVVFKGQKLTYQQLNNRANQLAHHLRSLGVKPDVLVGICVERSLEMVVGLLGILKAGGAYLPLDPDYPQDRLAFMLEDAQAPVLLTQQQLLKKLPEHPGQVVCLDTEWQSIALSSQENPIAGVQYSNLAYVIYTSGSTGKPKGAMNTHLGICNRLLWMQQAYQLTSADCILQKTPFSFDVSVWEFFWPLMIGACLVVAKPGGHKDSAYLVNLISEEQVTTLHFVPSMLQVFLEEQNLESCSSLQRVICSGEALSLELQERFFARLDCELHNLYGPTEAAIDVTYWQCQPDTHLRTVPIGQPIANTQIYILDSYLQPVPIGVAGELHIGGLGLAQGYLNRPQLTQEKFISNPFSFDPNSRLYKTGDLARYLPDGNIEYLGRIDSQVKIRGFRIELGEIEAILNQHGDVQAACVIVREDHPGDKRLVAYVVAHPDCTPTISELRQFIKATLPEYMVPSAFVLLESLPLTPNGKLDRRALPKPDLDSTQLEKYVAPRTPIEEMLVQIWAQVLKVEQVGIHDNFFELGGHSLLATQLVSRIRNVFKVELPLRELFANATVAELAPSIGQLQQQDLELSTAPIVPRVNNAELPLSFAQQRLWFLDQFNPNSAFYNIPTALRLVGTLNISALKQSLQEIIHRHEALRSNFIAVDGQPTQVIRGLGAGDWGLGIVSVVDLQHLSTTEKEIATQQLAKQQAIQPFDLATQALVRVTLVVLSETEQVLLLCMHHIVSDGWSIGVFIQELAALYNAYSHGQTSLRDATRTPLAPLPVQYADFAIWQRQWLQGDVLQRQLSYWEQQLKDAPALLSLPTDRPRPAVQTDNGAYQEFALSAELTDRLVKLSQEQGCTLFMTLLAAFDTLLYRYTGQEDILVGSPIANRDRSEIEGLIGFFVNTLVMRANLAGNPSFCELLTRVREMAMEAYSHQHLPFEMLVEALQPERDLSHTPLFQVMFVLQNAPTSQVELTGLTVSPFPMKGANARFDLTLIMQNTASGLVGVWEYNTDLFDASTIERMTGHFVTLLAGIVANPEQPIAQLPLLTPPEKQKLLVEWNDTQVDYPLDKCIYQLFEEQVERTPNAVAVEWGNQQLTYQQLNGRANQLAHYLQSLGVKADVLVGLCVERSLEMVIGLLGILKAGAAYVPLDPEYPPERLSFILEDAQVSVLLTQQSLVDRLPQHQAKLICLDTDARLITHNSQENLICSVKTNNLAYLIYTSGSTGQPKGIAMNQLALCNHILWHQDNLKIARGAKTLQFASISFDVSFQEIFTTWCSGGTLFLITEELRRDTSALLDFLQEKAIERIFLPFVGLQQLAEVAVSNGCVNTHLREIITAGEQLQITPAISQWFHKLTNCTLHNQYGPSESHLATSFTLSDAVETWPVLPPIGRPIANAQIYILDKFLQPVPVGVPGEVYIAGVLLAQGYFNRHELTQEKFIPHPFETVEGKKLYKTGDLARYLPDGNIESLGRIDNQVKIRGFRIELGEVEAVLSQYGDVQASCVVVREDTPGNKRLVAYVVPEKQQILSVREVRDFLKEKLPEYMLPSAIVILDALPLSPNGKLDRRALPAPDLHSQLSDKYVAPRNPTEEILAGIWAQVLKLEQVGIHDNFFELGGHSLLATQLISRIRTTWNIELPLRSLFAAPTVAELSANIQQLQQQDLEPTASAILPRTRNTKLPLSYAQTRLWFLDKLNPNSSFYNIPIALRLAGTLNRTALEQSLQEIIGRHEALRTNFLTVDGQPIQVIRELGTGDWELGTRDWGLGIVSVVDLQDLSTTEQENALKVLAQQQAQQPFDLAKQLLVRAALVLLSETEHALLVCIHHIVFDGWSIGVFFQELAALYDIYSQFQPSPLAPLPIQYPDFAIWQRGWLQGDVLQKQLSYWQQQLANAPSLLSLPTDRPRPAVQTFAGAYQEFALSGELTDRLVKLSQEQGCTLFMTLLAAYDTLLYRYTGQSDILVGTPIANRDRSEIEGLIGFFVNTLVLRANLAGNPSFSELLTRVREVALGAYAHQHIPFEMLVEALQPERNLSHTPLFQVMFVLQNAPASQLELTGITANPIKVKSTTTKFDLTLIMQNTASGLVGVWEYNTDLFDASTIERMTGHFVTLLEGVIANPQQPISQLPILTTVEQQQLLVEWNNTQTDYPADKCIHQLFEEQVERTPDAVAVVFGNQQLTYHQLNCRANQLAHYLRSLGVKPDVLVGICVERSLEMVVGLLGILKAGGAYSPLDPGYPPERLSLMLEDAQVSVLVTQQHLIERLPQYQAKLVCLDEAWEQIAQNSQDNPTSEVKACHLANLIYTSGSTGRPKGVMVEHKGLCNLAQAQIQTFGLTPDSRVLQFASFSFDAAIWEIVMALMSGGRLYLATKDALLPGKPLIERLRDYSITHITLPPSALAVMPVSELPELQTIIVAGEACAAELIRQWSVGRNFFNAYGPTEATVCATITQCHNNEKISIGRAIANTQVYILDENLQPVPVGVPGELHIGGVGLARGYLNRPELTQEKFIPHPFEKSKLYKTGDLARYLPNGNIEYLGRIDHQVKVRGFRIELGEIETVLSQHDDVQICCVIAREETPGNKTLVAYVVPQKDVTLTTGEMRQFLADKLPGYMVPATFVILPSLPLTPNGKVDRRALPDPNLHQELSDYVTPNTELERIIAGIWQQVLGVEKVGIYNNFFELGGHSLLLVKINQQLQEEFGLELSIIDMFNYPTVHSLSQHLNNNIHKKNTVTQQNNSRPQSHSEIKDLKNRQLQSRQQHRAQRKR; encoded by the coding sequence ATGACTAACAGCACTGTTGAATTCGTTCGTCACCTGACAAGCTTGAAGATTGAAATAGAAATTGATGGCGTTAGCGGAGCGCCTCCGGCAGAGATTCGCTTGCGTTGTCATGCACCTGAAGGGGTATTAACTCCAACCCTACGTCAGGAAATAGCTGCTCGTAAAACAGAAATTATTCTATTTTTACAGCAAGCAAAGCAGGTGAAAGCGGCTCATCAGTCGTCGATTCAACCAGTGTCACGGGATGGTGATCTGCCCCTATCTTCTGCACAGCAGCGCCTCTGGTTTCTGCACCAGCTCTCCCCCGACAGTCGTTCTTATAATATGCTCCTAATTCAGCGACTAAATGGGTCGGTGAATATAGTAGCGCTGGAACAAAGCCTGAGGGAAATTGTTCGCCGCCACGAAATATTAAGAACAACTTTTCCCGCAGTAGATGGCAAACCCGTCCAGGTAATTGCTGTCTCGACTGCCTTAGCTTTGCCAGTGCATGATTTGCAGGGGTTGTCAGCTGAGGAACAAACTGACCGAATTCGGCAAATAGCCAATTATCAAGCATCCCAGCCCTTCGATTTAGTTGTGGGGCCATTAGTACAAATCACTTTACTGCAACTAAGTAACCAGAAGTATATACTGCTGTTGAAGATGCACCACATCATCTATGATGGCTGGTCTTTAAACATCTTCTTTGGTGAGTTATCTCAGCTATATACAGCTTTCACTCAAGGATTGCCCAACCCACTACCAGAATTACCTATCCAATATGCTGACTTTGCCTTTTGGCAACGCCAATGGTTGACAGGCGAAGTTTTGGATAAGCAACTGACTTACTGGCAGAAACAATTAACAGGTGTTCCTGGGGTACTAGAACTGCCTACTGATAAACCAAGACCTCCAGTTCAGACCTTCCGGGGTGCAGTTGAGCGTTTTTCACTAGATAGCAACGTCACACAAAGCCTCAAGCAGTTGAGCCAAGAGTCAGACGCAACGCTGTTTATGACTCTACTGGCTGCTTTTTTAGTATTACTTCATCGTTATACTGGTCAATCAGATATTGTTGTTGGCTCTCCCATTGCCAATCGCAACAATCCCCAAGTCAAGCAGTTAATGGGGTTTTTTGCTAACACCTTAGCGTTAAGGGGTGATCTCTCTGGGAATCCCAGCTTTGCCGACTTCTTGGCACAAGTGCGACAAACAACATTGTCAGCATACACCCACCAGGATTTACCCTTTGATATGTTGGTGGAAAAGCTCCAGCCAGGGCGAGATTTAAGCCGTAATCCCCTGGTACAGGTGATGTTTTCTCTCCAGAATGCCTCACAAGAAACTTGGGATTTACCTGGTTTAACTATTGAGAACATCTCCTTACCAATAGATGAAACAGTAAAATTTGACCTGGAAGTTAACTACTGGGAAGTTTCAGGAGGTTTAGAGGGTGTATGGTCTTACAGTACTGATTTATTTGATGCAGCGACAATTGCTCGCATAGCCCAACATTTTCAAACTTTATTACAAGCAATTGTTGCCAATCCCAAAGCGCCAATTGCAGAATTACCCCTGTTGAGTCCAGCAGAACATCATCAACTGTTGGTGGAATGGAACAACACTCAAGTAGATTATCCCTGTGATAAATTGATCCATCAGTTGTTTGAGGAGCAAGTTGAACGTACCCCCGATGCAGTGGCAGTTGTTTTTAAAGGGCAAAAACTGACTTATCAGCAGTTGAACAATCGTGCTAATCAGTTGGCTCATCACTTGCGCTCATTGGGTGTAAAACCAGATGTGTTGGTGGGTATTTGTGTAGAACGTTCTTTAGAGATGGTGGTTGGACTATTGGGGATTCTCAAAGCGGGTGGGGCATATTTACCACTCGACCCAGATTATCCTCAAGACCGCTTGGCTTTCATGCTGGAAGATGCTCAAGCTCCAGTACTGCTAACACAACAACAACTCCTCAAAAAGTTGCCTGAACATCCAGGGCAAGTTGTCTGTTTAGATACTGAGTGGCAATCTATTGCTCTGTCGAGCCAAGAAAATCCCATTGCTGGTGTGCAGTACAGTAACTTGGCTTATGTGATTTATACTTCTGGTTCTACCGGCAAGCCCAAAGGAGCCATGAACACCCACTTGGGGATTTGTAATCGCCTATTGTGGATGCAGCAAGCTTATCAATTAACATCAGCCGACTGTATTTTACAGAAAACCCCTTTTAGTTTTGATGTTTCAGTTTGGGAGTTCTTCTGGCCGTTAATGATTGGAGCGTGTTTAGTTGTGGCTAAACCCGGTGGACATAAAGATAGTGCTTACTTGGTCAACTTGATTTCAGAGGAGCAGGTTACTACACTGCATTTTGTTCCTTCTATGCTCCAGGTTTTCTTAGAAGAACAAAATTTAGAAAGTTGCAGTAGTTTGCAACGAGTTATCTGTAGTGGCGAAGCTTTGTCTTTAGAACTCCAAGAACGCTTTTTTGCTCGCCTAGACTGCGAACTGCATAATCTCTACGGGCCTACAGAAGCGGCAATTGATGTTACTTACTGGCAATGTCAACCAGATACTCATTTGAGAACAGTGCCTATTGGGCAACCCATAGCAAACACACAAATCTACATTTTAGACTCGTACTTACAACCAGTTCCTATAGGTGTAGCTGGAGAACTGCATATTGGTGGTTTGGGGCTAGCACAAGGCTACCTTAACCGCCCACAATTGACACAAGAGAAATTCATTTCTAACCCTTTTAGCTTTGACCCCAATTCTCGCCTTTACAAAACAGGAGACTTAGCTCGATATCTACCTGATGGCAATATTGAATACTTAGGACGTATTGATAGCCAAGTAAAAATACGTGGTTTCCGCATTGAGTTAGGCGAAATTGAAGCAATACTGAACCAACATGGTGATGTGCAAGCAGCTTGTGTCATCGTCCGCGAAGATCATCCCGGTGATAAACGCTTAGTCGCCTACGTAGTAGCACATCCAGACTGTACACCCACAATCAGTGAACTACGCCAATTTATCAAGGCAACGCTACCAGAGTACATGGTTCCCAGTGCTTTTGTGTTGCTGGAGTCTTTACCTCTGACTCCCAACGGTAAATTAGACCGTCGCGCTTTACCGAAACCAGACTTAGACAGCACACAACTAGAAAAATACGTTGCTCCACGCACTCCCATCGAGGAGATGCTGGTACAAATCTGGGCGCAAGTCCTGAAAGTTGAGCAAGTAGGCATACATGATAACTTCTTTGAACTGGGGGGACACTCCCTACTGGCAACGCAACTAGTTTCACGCATCCGTAATGTTTTCAAGGTGGAACTACCATTGCGTGAGTTGTTTGCAAATGCCACAGTTGCCGAATTAGCGCCATCAATTGGGCAATTACAGCAACAAGACTTAGAACTTTCTACAGCACCCATTGTCCCCAGGGTAAACAATGCAGAATTACCACTGTCCTTTGCTCAACAGCGTTTGTGGTTTTTAGACCAGTTCAACCCCAATAGTGCTTTCTACAATATTCCTACAGCTTTGCGTCTAGTTGGAACACTAAATATATCTGCCTTGAAACAAAGCTTACAAGAAATTATTCATCGTCACGAAGCCTTACGCAGCAATTTCATCGCAGTTGATGGACAACCAACGCAGGTTATTAGGGGATTGGGGGCTGGGGATTGGGGATTGGGGATAGTATCAGTTGTGGATTTGCAGCACTTATCCACAACTGAAAAGGAAATTGCCACACAGCAATTAGCCAAACAACAAGCTATTCAACCCTTTGACTTGGCAACACAAGCATTAGTCAGGGTGACATTAGTTGTCTTGTCCGAGACAGAACAGGTTTTATTGCTGTGTATGCACCATATTGTTTCTGACGGTTGGTCGATAGGTGTGTTTATCCAAGAATTAGCCGCACTATATAATGCTTATTCTCATGGTCAAACTTCTCTGCGAGACGCTACGCGAACACCTTTAGCACCGCTACCTGTCCAGTATGCAGATTTTGCCATTTGGCAAAGACAATGGTTGCAAGGAGATGTATTACAAAGGCAACTGAGTTACTGGGAACAACAACTAAAAGACGCACCAGCTTTGTTGTCGTTACCAACTGACCGACCAAGACCTGCTGTGCAGACCGACAACGGCGCATATCAAGAGTTTGCACTGTCAGCAGAGTTAACCGATAGATTGGTAAAACTCAGTCAAGAGCAAGGTTGTACTTTGTTTATGACGCTGTTGGCAGCTTTTGATACTCTGCTTTATCGCTACACAGGACAAGAAGATATTTTGGTGGGTTCGCCAATTGCTAACCGCGATCGCTCTGAGATAGAAGGGTTAATTGGCTTTTTTGTCAATACCTTAGTCATGCGTGCTAATTTGGCAGGGAATCCCAGTTTTTGTGAGTTGCTGACTCGTGTCCGGGAAATGGCAATGGAAGCATACTCTCATCAACATTTACCTTTTGAAATGTTGGTAGAAGCATTACAGCCAGAACGCGACCTGAGTCATACACCACTGTTTCAAGTGATGTTTGTCTTGCAGAATGCCCCTACATCACAAGTAGAATTAACTGGGCTAACTGTCAGTCCATTCCCGATGAAAGGAGCAAACGCTAGGTTTGATTTAACCTTAATCATGCAGAACACAGCTTCTGGATTGGTGGGGGTGTGGGAATACAACACTGATTTGTTTGATGCCAGTACCATTGAGCGAATGACTGGTCATTTTGTGACTTTGCTGGCAGGTATTGTTGCTAACCCAGAACAGCCAATCGCACAATTACCACTGCTAACACCGCCAGAAAAACAAAAGTTACTGGTGGAGTGGAACGATACTCAAGTGGATTATCCACTAGATAAGTGCATCTATCAATTATTTGAGGAACAGGTAGAGCGTACACCTAATGCTGTGGCTGTGGAGTGGGGAAATCAACAACTAACCTATCAGCAATTGAATGGTCGTGCTAACCAATTAGCCCATTACTTGCAATCTTTGGGTGTGAAAGCAGATGTGCTGGTGGGACTTTGTGTAGAGCGTTCTTTGGAGATGGTCATTGGACTATTGGGGATTCTTAAAGCTGGTGCTGCTTATGTACCCCTTGACCCAGAGTATCCCCCTGAGCGTTTGAGCTTTATTTTAGAAGATGCTCAAGTTTCAGTGTTGTTAACACAGCAGTCACTTGTTGACAGATTACCCCAGCATCAAGCCAAGCTGATTTGTCTGGATACTGATGCTCGACTGATTACTCACAACAGTCAGGAAAATCTCATCTGTAGTGTAAAAACGAATAACTTAGCTTATTTAATTTATACTTCTGGTTCTACAGGTCAACCCAAGGGTATAGCGATGAATCAGCTTGCCCTTTGCAATCATATCTTGTGGCATCAAGATAATTTGAAAATTGCCCGTGGAGCTAAAACCCTACAATTTGCTTCCATTAGCTTTGATGTCTCCTTCCAAGAAATATTCACTACTTGGTGTTCTGGCGGCACATTGTTCTTAATTACGGAGGAACTACGCAGAGATACATCAGCTTTGTTAGACTTTCTCCAAGAAAAAGCCATAGAAAGAATTTTCCTCCCCTTTGTGGGCTTACAGCAACTAGCGGAAGTTGCCGTTAGTAATGGATGTGTTAATACTCATTTGCGGGAAATCATTACGGCTGGGGAACAGTTGCAGATTACCCCTGCCATTTCTCAGTGGTTCCATAAACTAACTAATTGTACATTGCACAATCAATACGGGCCATCAGAAAGCCATTTAGCCACCAGTTTTACTTTGAGTGATGCAGTAGAGACTTGGCCTGTGCTTCCTCCCATTGGTCGCCCTATTGCCAACGCACAAATTTATATTCTGGACAAGTTCTTACAACCTGTACCCGTTGGTGTGCCAGGAGAAGTGTATATTGCTGGTGTGCTTTTAGCCCAAGGCTACTTTAACCGTCATGAGTTAACCCAGGAAAAATTTATTCCTCATCCTTTTGAGACAGTAGAAGGGAAAAAATTATATAAAACCGGAGATTTAGCGCGTTATTTACCTGACGGTAACATTGAATCTTTAGGACGCATTGATAATCAAGTGAAAATTCGCGGTTTCCGCATTGAGTTGGGTGAGGTGGAAGCAGTACTGAGCCAATATGGGGATGTGCAGGCATCTTGTGTAGTTGTCCGTGAAGATACACCTGGCAATAAACGCCTAGTCGCTTACGTTGTCCCAGAAAAACAGCAGATACTCTCGGTGAGGGAAGTACGGGACTTCCTCAAGGAAAAATTACCGGAGTATATGCTGCCAAGTGCCATAGTTATCTTGGATGCTCTACCCCTTTCCCCCAACGGTAAACTAGACCGCCGTGCTTTACCCGCACCTGATTTACACAGCCAATTATCAGACAAATATGTTGCTCCACGGAACCCAACAGAAGAAATTCTCGCAGGGATTTGGGCGCAAGTGCTGAAATTAGAGCAAGTGGGAATACATGATAACTTTTTTGAACTTGGGGGACATTCCTTACTGGCAACCCAACTGATTTCCCGCATACGTACTACCTGGAACATAGAACTACCATTGCGGAGTTTATTTGCTGCACCAACAGTTGCGGAGTTGTCGGCAAATATTCAACAGTTGCAACAACAAGACTTAGAGCCAACAGCATCAGCCATCTTACCAAGAACAAGGAATACAAAGTTACCCCTGTCTTATGCCCAAACAAGGCTATGGTTTTTAGACAAGTTAAACCCCAATAGCTCTTTCTACAACATACCCATAGCTTTGCGTCTGGCTGGAACCTTGAATCGAACTGCTTTAGAACAAAGCTTACAAGAAATTATTGGTCGTCACGAAGCCTTGCGTACCAATTTCCTGACCGTTGACGGACAACCAATTCAAGTGATTAGGGAATTGGGGACTGGGGATTGGGAATTGGGGACTAGGGACTGGGGATTGGGAATAGTATCAGTGGTGGATTTGCAGGATTTATCTACAACTGAACAAGAAAATGCTTTAAAGGTTTTGGCGCAACAACAAGCACAACAACCTTTTGACCTGGCAAAACAATTATTGGTCAGAGCTGCATTAGTTTTACTGTCTGAGACGGAACACGCTTTATTAGTTTGTATACATCACATTGTTTTTGATGGCTGGTCTATAGGTGTGTTTTTTCAAGAACTAGCAGCGCTGTATGATATTTATTCTCAATTTCAGCCGTCACCTTTAGCACCACTGCCGATTCAATACCCAGATTTTGCAATTTGGCAGAGAGGCTGGTTGCAAGGTGATGTATTACAAAAGCAACTGAGTTACTGGCAACAACAACTGGCAAATGCACCAAGTTTGTTGTCTCTGCCTACAGACAGACCCAGACCTGCTGTACAGACTTTCGCTGGGGCATATCAAGAGTTTGCACTCTCCGGGGAGTTAACTGATAGATTGGTCAAACTGAGCCAAGAGCAAGGTTGTACTCTGTTTATGACGCTGTTGGCAGCTTATGATACCTTGCTTTATCGCTACACGGGACAATCAGATATTTTGGTAGGGACACCAATTGCTAACCGCGATCGCTCTGAGATAGAAGGGCTAATTGGCTTTTTTGTCAATACCTTAGTTTTACGCGCTAATTTGGCAGGCAATCCCAGTTTTAGTGAATTGCTGACTCGTGTCCGAGAAGTGGCGTTAGGAGCTTATGCTCATCAGCATATACCTTTTGAAATGCTGGTGGAAGCATTACAGCCAGAACGAAATCTTAGCCATACACCACTGTTTCAGGTGATGTTTGTCCTCCAAAATGCGCCTGCTTCTCAACTGGAGTTAACTGGAATCACAGCAAATCCCATCAAGGTAAAAAGTACTACCACCAAATTTGATTTAACTTTAATCATGCAGAATACTGCCTCTGGGCTAGTGGGAGTCTGGGAATATAACACTGATTTGTTTGATGCTAGTACCATTGAGCGCATGACTGGTCATTTTGTCACATTGCTGGAAGGTGTAATTGCTAACCCCCAACAGCCGATTTCACAATTGCCAATCCTAACAACTGTTGAACAGCAGCAGTTACTTGTGGAATGGAACAATACTCAAACAGATTATCCTGCTGATAAATGTATCCATCAGTTGTTTGAGGAGCAGGTAGAGCGTACCCCTGATGCTGTTGCTGTAGTTTTTGGCAATCAACAACTGACTTACCATCAATTAAATTGTCGTGCTAACCAGTTGGCTCATTACCTGCGCTCATTGGGTGTAAAACCAGATGTACTGGTGGGTATTTGTGTAGAACGTTCTTTAGAGATGGTGGTTGGACTGTTGGGGATTCTGAAAGCGGGTGGGGCATATTCGCCACTTGACCCAGGGTATCCCCCTGAACGCTTGAGCTTGATGCTAGAAGATGCTCAGGTTTCTGTGTTGGTGACTCAACAACATTTAATCGAGAGGTTGCCTCAATATCAAGCAAAACTTGTTTGTTTAGATGAAGCCTGGGAACAAATCGCCCAAAACAGTCAAGATAACCCAACTAGTGAAGTCAAAGCCTGTCATTTAGCGAATTTGATATACACCTCTGGTTCCACAGGTAGACCGAAGGGTGTCATGGTTGAGCATAAAGGACTGTGCAACTTAGCTCAAGCTCAGATACAAACTTTTGGCTTGACTCCAGATAGTCGCGTCCTCCAGTTTGCTTCCTTCAGTTTTGATGCTGCTATTTGGGAAATTGTCATGGCTTTAATGTCAGGTGGGAGGTTGTATCTGGCAACAAAAGACGCTCTATTACCAGGGAAACCCTTAATTGAGCGATTGCGTGATTATTCTATTACCCACATCACCCTACCACCATCGGCTTTAGCAGTTATGCCTGTATCGGAACTGCCAGAACTGCAAACAATCATCGTCGCTGGAGAGGCTTGTGCTGCTGAATTAATTAGACAATGGTCAGTTGGCAGAAACTTCTTCAACGCCTACGGGCCAACGGAAGCTACCGTTTGTGCAACGATCACACAATGCCATAATAACGAGAAAATATCTATTGGTCGTGCGATCGCTAATACACAGGTTTACATATTGGATGAAAATTTACAACCAGTGCCTGTAGGTGTACCAGGAGAGTTACACATCGGTGGTGTGGGACTAGCCAGAGGCTATCTCAACCGTCCCGAACTTACCCAGGAAAAGTTTATTCCTCATCCTTTTGAAAAGTCAAAATTATATAAAACTGGGGATTTGGCGCGTTATTTACCAAACGGTAACATTGAATACTTAGGACGTATTGACCATCAAGTCAAAGTTCGGGGCTTCCGCATTGAATTAGGAGAAATCGAAACCGTTTTGAGCCAACATGATGATGTGCAGATATGTTGTGTCATCGCTCGTGAAGAAACTCCAGGGAATAAGACTTTAGTCGCTTATGTAGTGCCGCAAAAAGACGTGACACTCACAACAGGAGAAATGCGTCAGTTCCTTGCTGATAAACTGCCTGGATATATGGTTCCGGCTACTTTTGTCATCTTGCCATCCTTGCCTTTAACACCTAATGGTAAAGTAGACCGCCGTGCTTTGCCTGACCCAAATTTACATCAAGAACTATCAGATTATGTCACACCAAATACAGAACTAGAAAGGATTATTGCGGGGATTTGGCAGCAAGTATTAGGAGTAGAAAAGGTGGGCATTTATAATAATTTCTTCGAGCTAGGAGGTCATTCGTTACTACTGGTAAAAATTAACCAGCAATTACAGGAAGAATTTGGCTTAGAGCTATCAATAATTGATATGTTTAATTACCCGACGGTACACAGCCTAAGTCAACATTTAAATAATAATATCCACAAAAAGAATACAGTTACACAACAAAACAATTCTCGCCCTCAATCCCATAGCGAAATCAAAGACTTAAAGAACAGACAATTACAATCTAGACAACAACATCGCGCTCAGAGAAAAAGATAA